The following proteins are co-located in the Brevibacillus laterosporus DSM 25 genome:
- a CDS encoding HD-GYP domain-containing protein, translating to MRLLSITRCETGMKLARSIYNSNGTILVGNGVTLTQRMIGRLAEMNIHSIYIEDEDTADILIDDIISDQTRREAMGFIHKSFETFREDPKKFRQVFAAEKMGLRVRGVLMNLIHELKHNHSAMNLLGTVCGVDSYVFVHSFNVTIYTVSVGLKMGLNDKEIADLALGAILHDVGKMMIPPEILNKPGRLTDEEYEIVKQHTVIGFELLRKQIGIPLLAAHCAFQHHERIDGSGYPRQLKEAEIHPYAKILAVCDVFDALTSHRVYRRPMLPHDATELLFAGSGTQFCRNVLEKFRNAISIYPVGLGVTLSSGISGVIIKNNPGFPSRPVVRILENEAHEKVHPFEIDLTTELSLVISDCEPLS from the coding sequence ATGCGATTATTGTCCATCACCCGCTGTGAAACGGGCATGAAGCTTGCACGAAGCATCTACAATAGTAATGGTACAATTTTAGTGGGAAACGGCGTTACTCTCACCCAGAGAATGATCGGACGTTTAGCGGAAATGAATATTCATTCCATTTATATTGAGGATGAGGATACTGCTGACATTCTTATAGATGATATTATCTCCGACCAGACGCGACGGGAAGCGATGGGATTTATCCATAAGTCGTTTGAAACCTTTCGTGAAGATCCTAAAAAATTTAGACAAGTGTTTGCGGCAGAAAAAATGGGACTGCGTGTTCGAGGCGTGCTCATGAATCTTATTCATGAATTAAAACATAATCATTCAGCAATGAATTTACTAGGAACGGTGTGTGGTGTCGATTCCTACGTGTTTGTCCATTCCTTTAACGTAACAATTTATACTGTATCAGTCGGATTAAAAATGGGGTTAAATGATAAGGAAATTGCTGATTTAGCCTTAGGGGCTATTTTACATGATGTAGGTAAAATGATGATACCGCCTGAAATATTGAATAAGCCGGGGCGTTTGACTGATGAGGAGTATGAGATTGTCAAGCAGCATACCGTAATCGGATTTGAATTATTACGAAAACAAATAGGAATTCCGTTACTAGCTGCACATTGCGCATTTCAGCATCATGAAAGAATTGACGGGAGCGGCTACCCCCGTCAATTAAAAGAAGCAGAAATTCATCCATATGCAAAAATTTTAGCCGTATGTGATGTGTTTGATGCTTTAACAAGTCATCGGGTTTATCGTCGGCCGATGCTGCCACATGATGCTACGGAGCTGTTGTTTGCAGGATCAGGGACGCAATTTTGTAGAAACGTTTTAGAAAAATTTCGCAATGCGATCTCTATTTATCCAGTTGGTTTGGGGGTAACGTTAAGCTCCGGTATCTCTGGTGTCATAATAAAAAATAATCCGGGATTTCCTTCAAGACCAGTTGTACGGATTTTAGAAAACGAGGCCCACGAAAAAGTACATCCATTTGAAATCGATCTAACTACGGAATTAAGTCTAGTCATTTCTGATTGTGAGCCACTTAGCTAA
- a CDS encoding YunC family protein codes for MIEMKPIYFNAGVAQAITVYLPKTTLLVVATDIGYIMCGALDVGLLNEKLAHREIIAGRATGVKTIQELLDAPLESVTYGSVALGIEIGTKGSDAIELMLSHEQRT; via the coding sequence ATGATTGAAATGAAACCGATTTATTTTAACGCGGGTGTAGCTCAGGCCATTACCGTTTACTTGCCGAAAACGACGTTGCTGGTTGTAGCGACGGACATTGGATATATCATGTGTGGTGCGCTTGATGTTGGATTATTAAATGAGAAGTTAGCACATCGAGAAATTATTGCAGGCCGTGCAACAGGGGTAAAAACGATACAAGAACTGTTGGATGCTCCTTTGGAATCAGTGACTTATGGCTCAGTTGCTTTGGGTATAGAGATAGGTACAAAAGGTAGCGATGCCATTGAACTCATGCTCTCTCATGAACAACGAACATAA
- a CDS encoding sulfite exporter TauE/SafE family protein has product MLIALYILLFMFIGLFAGVMGSLVGIGGGMFFVPALLYFGNMYDPGSITPQIASGTSLLVIAITALSSSISFLKQKKVDVQAAVLFFIGSAPGAIVGVYVNKWMNSDSFYLLFGLFQISMFILLLIKDKFKPKTNQWQIVKTYLDEQGEQRTYGYNRTSAIIIAFFVGVISSLFGVGGGILMVPALLVLYRFPAHMATATSMCIIFLSAVVGSTTNIINDHIQWFYVLGLAPGAWIGGSIGAIVANKLKGKTLILLLRIMILAIAVQMIYKALVA; this is encoded by the coding sequence ATGTTAATTGCACTCTATATTTTATTGTTTATGTTTATTGGGCTGTTTGCAGGTGTAATGGGGAGTCTGGTCGGTATTGGCGGAGGAATGTTTTTCGTTCCTGCCTTACTTTATTTTGGCAATATGTATGACCCTGGTAGCATTACGCCACAAATTGCAAGCGGTACCTCGCTATTGGTCATTGCGATCACAGCTTTATCCTCAAGTATTAGTTTTTTGAAACAGAAAAAAGTGGATGTGCAAGCGGCTGTACTATTTTTTATCGGTAGTGCACCAGGAGCAATTGTCGGAGTTTATGTAAATAAATGGATGAATAGTGACTCGTTTTATCTATTGTTTGGTTTGTTTCAAATATCAATGTTTATCTTGTTACTGATTAAAGATAAATTCAAACCAAAAACGAACCAATGGCAGATTGTTAAAACCTATCTGGATGAGCAGGGTGAGCAACGAACCTACGGCTATAACCGTACATCTGCTATCATCATTGCCTTTTTCGTCGGTGTCATTTCATCTCTGTTTGGGGTTGGTGGAGGAATTTTGATGGTGCCAGCGCTCTTAGTCCTATATCGTTTCCCTGCGCATATGGCTACGGCGACCTCCATGTGTATTATCTTTTTATCGGCTGTTGTTGGTTCAACGACCAATATTATAAACGACCATATCCAATGGTTTTATGTGCTTGGTCTAGCCCCAGGAGCATGGATTGGGGGATCAATAGGAGCTATTGTGGCAAATAAATTAAAGGGTAAGACCTTAATACTCCTGTTGAGAATTATGATCTTAGCGATTGCTGTTCAAATGATTTATAAAGCTTTGGTAGCGTAG